In the Lysinibacillus sp. PLM2 genome, one interval contains:
- a CDS encoding antirepressor, whose product MNQLPRNISSLEVAEMVGREHNDVLKDLRRIKSQLGEGTSSQSYFIESTYTNSQNKELPCFLLTKKGCELYGTRMTGEKGTQFAVKYIDRFNEMEQHIQQPKPLSEIEQLKAAMRLSLATSEEIETLKEDVVVVKSDIEHLKDNIYINSSQAKAIRRKVGEKVYDALGGNKSNAFKHLKSKTFAACWREFRNYFDISEYRELPRIKFEDAMRFLFAWQPNTELRLEIEHYNTQLQLKLVK is encoded by the coding sequence ATGAATCAATTACCAAGAAATATTTCGAGTTTAGAAGTTGCAGAAATGGTCGGTCGAGAACATAACGATGTTCTCAAAGATTTGCGCCGTATCAAGTCTCAATTAGGTGAGGGAACTTCTTCCCAGTCCTATTTTATTGAATCAACCTACACGAACAGTCAAAACAAAGAATTACCTTGCTTCTTACTTACAAAAAAAGGTTGCGAATTATATGGCACTCGAATGACTGGAGAAAAAGGAACGCAATTTGCTGTGAAATACATCGATCGTTTTAACGAAATGGAGCAACATATCCAGCAACCAAAACCACTATCAGAAATTGAACAACTTAAAGCTGCGATGAGATTATCTTTAGCGACATCAGAAGAAATAGAAACACTAAAAGAAGATGTGGTGGTAGTTAAATCCGATATCGAACATTTGAAAGACAATATTTATATTAATAGTTCTCAAGCAAAGGCGATTCGCCGAAAAGTTGGCGAGAAAGTTTATGACGCCCTCGGAGGGAATAAATCAAATGCATTTAAACATTTAAAAAGCAAAACCTTTGCTGCTTGTTGGAGAGAATTTAGAAATTACTTTGATATCAGTGAGTATAGAGAATTACCACGAATTAAGTTCGAAGATGCGATGAGATTTTTATTCGCTTGGCAACCAAACACTGAATTGCGTTTAGAAATAGAACATTATAACACTCAGTTACAACTGAAATTAGTTAAATAG
- a CDS encoding AAA family ATPase codes for MKLVQLLSLELTNFKGVKSFKLEANGGNVKVYGDNAKGKTTLFDAFIWLLFGKDSQNKADFAIKTLTPAGEEMHNLEHTVEGEFLIDGVTTTFKKIYKEKWTKKRGGAIKEFDGHKTEHEVDGVPLSKGEYNKKVAEIVDEEVFKLLTSPTYFNEQLDWKKRRTLLLEIAGDVSDEEVINSKKELAKLNEFLSGKSIEDMKKIIASGKKKINEELEKIPVRIDEINKMTPEITVDVEALKVQVNQLETEIDELKTQKLNVQNGAAVLEKRKQLQEIELKLEQFKRDFVRDSDQEVYRALAREQECKGNLQIVQSKLQQAQHKAQSVQREGQLMQQDKQRLENEMQELRVKYSQIESQQFEYEDKCECPTCKQALPVEQLEAARNEALAQFNEQRSRKLAEINEQGMTCKERVAEIYERLKGLNEQLDIVNEQLTDLQREVEFKQKDLNKAQQQLEKAQNSVPDVTTSEEYKSLISQKEAVQAEMEQLERSAYEVAYDIDKNIAELTSQKQSINAQLAQFANIEANQKRVAELEAQQQQLAEEYEKLEHQTFLIEEFIRTKVDMLNERINSKFRYARFKLFDVQINGGLAETCETLFNGVPYGSGLNNAAKINVGLDIINTLSEHYGLTAPIFIDNAEAVTKFIDTNAQLISLIVSEKDKQLRVETDPVEFKEAI; via the coding sequence ATGAAACTAGTACAGTTACTATCGTTAGAGTTAACAAATTTTAAGGGTGTTAAAAGCTTCAAACTCGAAGCAAATGGCGGAAACGTTAAGGTATACGGTGATAATGCTAAAGGTAAAACAACATTATTTGATGCGTTTATCTGGTTGTTGTTCGGTAAAGATTCGCAAAATAAAGCAGATTTCGCAATTAAAACATTAACACCTGCAGGTGAGGAAATGCATAACTTGGAGCACACCGTTGAAGGTGAGTTCCTAATTGATGGTGTTACAACTACTTTCAAGAAGATTTACAAAGAAAAATGGACGAAGAAACGTGGCGGTGCAATTAAAGAATTTGATGGGCATAAAACTGAGCATGAGGTTGATGGTGTACCACTAAGTAAGGGCGAATATAACAAAAAAGTAGCTGAAATAGTAGATGAAGAAGTATTCAAATTACTGACTTCACCAACGTATTTTAATGAACAGCTGGATTGGAAGAAACGGAGAACGTTACTACTAGAAATCGCAGGTGATGTATCGGACGAGGAAGTTATTAACTCGAAAAAAGAGCTTGCTAAACTGAATGAATTCTTGAGTGGTAAGTCCATCGAAGACATGAAGAAAATTATTGCTAGTGGCAAGAAGAAAATCAATGAGGAACTCGAAAAAATCCCAGTTCGAATTGATGAAATTAACAAAATGACACCTGAAATTACTGTTGATGTTGAAGCACTTAAAGTGCAAGTAAATCAACTAGAGACTGAAATTGATGAGCTGAAAACTCAAAAGTTAAATGTCCAAAATGGTGCTGCAGTATTAGAAAAGCGAAAACAACTTCAAGAGATTGAGTTGAAACTCGAACAATTTAAACGAGACTTTGTTCGAGACAGTGACCAAGAAGTTTATAGAGCTTTGGCGAGAGAACAAGAATGTAAAGGTAACTTACAGATAGTGCAAAGTAAACTACAACAGGCACAACACAAGGCTCAATCAGTCCAACGAGAAGGACAGTTGATGCAGCAAGATAAACAAAGACTAGAAAATGAAATGCAAGAACTTCGTGTTAAATACTCTCAAATCGAATCACAACAGTTTGAGTATGAAGATAAATGTGAATGTCCTACTTGTAAACAAGCCTTACCAGTTGAACAACTAGAAGCAGCACGTAATGAAGCACTTGCTCAATTTAATGAGCAAAGATCAAGAAAACTAGCTGAAATTAATGAGCAGGGAATGACTTGTAAAGAACGAGTTGCAGAAATTTACGAACGTTTAAAGGGACTAAATGAGCAATTAGATATAGTAAATGAACAATTGACGGATTTACAAAGAGAAGTTGAGTTTAAGCAAAAGGATTTAAATAAAGCTCAACAACAGCTAGAAAAGGCACAAAACAGCGTTCCAGATGTAACAACATCAGAAGAATATAAATCTCTTATATCTCAAAAGGAAGCTGTACAGGCAGAAATGGAACAGCTTGAACGTAGTGCATATGAGGTTGCTTATGACATTGATAAAAACATTGCTGAATTAACGTCACAAAAACAATCTATTAACGCTCAGTTAGCACAATTTGCAAACATCGAAGCAAATCAAAAGCGTGTGGCCGAATTAGAAGCACAACAGCAACAACTGGCAGAGGAATATGAAAAACTCGAACATCAAACGTTTTTAATTGAGGAATTCATTAGAACAAAGGTCGACATGCTGAATGAACGTATTAACTCGAAGTTCAGATACGCTCGTTTCAAATTATTCGATGTACAAATCAACGGTGGGCTAGCTGAGACATGTGAGACTTTATTTAACGGTGTCCCTTACGGTTCTGGACTAAACAATGCAGCCAAAATCAATGTCGGCTTAGACATCATCAATACACTATCTGAGCACTATGGTTTAACTGCTCCAATCTTTATCGACAATGCCGAGGCTGTAACCAAGTTTATCGATACAAACGCTCAACTTATCAGCTTAATTGTTTCAGAAAAGGACAAGCAGTTACGGGTTGAAACAGATCCAGTCGAGTTTAAGGAGGCTATTTAA
- a CDS encoding DNA recombination protein RecT translates to MANQLAVIQKDITDSINSKLGELQKEGLVLPPNYNASNALKSAFFKLQEVKDKSGTPALQVCTKESIANALLDMTVQGLSPAKTQCYFVVYGQQLQMLRSYFGTQAVLKRLSNVKDIWANVIYQDDVFDYENYHGRERLINHKTSFENRDKDILGAYAIVQTTDGEEILTVMTKKEIEASWGQSKTSQSVHKKFPQEMAKRTVINRAAKAFINTSDDSDLLIDSINRTTENEYENERKDVTPDPELIEEINHNANKEIIDINPVPQEIEQREEPQKEPVFVRNQQETNPKQETLFETKGPDF, encoded by the coding sequence ATGGCAAATCAATTAGCAGTAATTCAAAAAGACATTACAGACAGTATCAATAGTAAATTAGGTGAGTTGCAAAAAGAAGGGTTAGTGCTTCCCCCTAATTATAACGCTAGTAATGCCCTGAAATCGGCATTTTTCAAACTACAAGAGGTTAAGGATAAATCTGGCACCCCAGCGTTACAAGTATGTACTAAAGAATCTATCGCAAACGCTTTACTAGATATGACAGTACAAGGTTTAAGCCCTGCTAAAACACAATGCTACTTTGTAGTTTACGGCCAGCAACTACAAATGCTTCGCTCGTATTTCGGCACACAAGCTGTGCTTAAACGTTTAAGCAATGTGAAAGATATTTGGGCAAACGTTATTTATCAAGATGATGTATTTGATTATGAAAATTATCATGGTCGAGAACGTTTAATCAACCATAAAACATCATTTGAAAATCGTGATAAAGATATTTTAGGGGCTTACGCAATTGTTCAAACTACAGATGGTGAAGAAATATTAACAGTTATGACCAAAAAAGAAATTGAAGCTTCCTGGGGGCAAAGCAAAACATCGCAAAGCGTTCATAAAAAATTCCCTCAAGAAATGGCAAAACGTACAGTAATTAATCGTGCAGCCAAGGCATTCATCAATACATCTGATGATAGTGATTTATTAATAGATTCTATCAATCGAACAACAGAAAACGAATACGAAAACGAGCGAAAAGATGTTACTCCGGATCCAGAGCTTATTGAAGAAATTAATCATAATGCGAACAAAGAGATAATCGACATCAATCCAGTACCTCAAGAAATTGAGCAACGAGAAGAACCACAAAAGGAACCTGTATTTGTTCGAAATCAACAGGAAACAAATCCAAAACAAGAGACATTATTTGAAACAAAGGGACCAGATTTCTAA
- a CDS encoding MBL fold metallo-hydrolase, whose amino-acid sequence MIEIKTLATGSKGNCYHISDGSTQLLLECGISFKDIQKGLNFETNKLAGVLVTHEHKDHCKGLKTVLERGLDVYMSKGTKEALGLEHHRIKAVESKRQFKIGTWTILPFDVQHDVSEPLGFLLQSDSGEKLLFATDTYYIKYKFKGLTHLMIECNYDQQTIDDNVLNGYVHPVMRKRVMKSHFSLENLLEFFKANDLSKVQEIWLLHLSDGNSNEELIRTEVARATGKMIYIP is encoded by the coding sequence ATGATTGAAATAAAAACTCTCGCAACAGGAAGTAAGGGTAACTGCTATCACATTTCAGATGGTAGTACCCAACTGCTCCTTGAGTGTGGAATTAGCTTCAAGGACATTCAGAAGGGCTTAAATTTCGAAACTAACAAACTTGCAGGGGTTTTGGTTACCCATGAACATAAAGACCATTGTAAAGGCTTAAAAACGGTTTTAGAGCGTGGCTTAGATGTTTATATGTCGAAGGGTACGAAAGAGGCTTTAGGACTCGAACATCATCGTATAAAAGCTGTAGAAAGCAAGAGGCAGTTCAAAATCGGTACATGGACCATACTGCCATTTGACGTGCAGCACGATGTATCAGAGCCATTAGGATTCTTGTTACAAAGTGATAGTGGTGAAAAACTATTGTTTGCGACTGATACCTACTATATCAAATACAAATTCAAAGGTCTTACACACCTAATGATTGAGTGCAATTATGATCAACAAACAATAGATGACAATGTACTAAACGGCTATGTTCATCCAGTTATGAGAAAGCGTGTTATGAAATCTCATTTTAGTCTTGAGAACTTACTAGAGTTCTTTAAAGCAAATGATTTATCAAAGGTTCAAGAGATTTGGTTACTACATTTATCGGACGGAAATAGCAATGAGGAACTAATTAGAACGGAAGTAGCAAGGGCTACTGGGAAAATGATTTACATTCCATAG
- a CDS encoding phage-like protein translates to MAEITWIKLKTDMFDNDKIKLIEALPDADTIIVIWIKLLATAGKANSNGYIMLTENIPMNVEEMATIFGRPLNTVRLALETFRRYGMIEVDENDAVRIANWEKHQNIDGMDRVRKLNADRNKKYRERKKQKALEAPNDDNKQSGDVSVTSRDGTEGDIEGDIDLDIDKEGEKEGKKENPPFHSSLIDINYLSIKNYYEQNVSYEDASYEECKTLSEMLDDYKDHLLIIEAMKISVKREKPKLSYINGILKRWRIEDGITNFKQFQEVQHAKSQSNSNGQGVSRNPRKNETEIPKIFGDYTSPGI, encoded by the coding sequence ATGGCTGAAATAACTTGGATAAAGCTGAAAACAGATATGTTTGATAACGACAAGATAAAGCTTATCGAAGCTTTGCCAGATGCCGACACAATCATCGTGATATGGATTAAATTACTAGCAACTGCAGGCAAAGCAAATTCAAACGGATATATCATGTTAACTGAAAACATTCCGATGAACGTTGAGGAAATGGCAACTATTTTCGGTCGCCCTCTTAATACAGTAAGGCTAGCATTAGAAACATTTAGACGATACGGAATGATAGAAGTTGATGAGAATGATGCTGTTCGTATAGCGAATTGGGAAAAACATCAAAATATTGATGGTATGGACAGAGTCAGAAAATTAAATGCAGATCGTAACAAAAAGTACCGTGAACGTAAGAAACAAAAGGCTTTAGAGGCTCCTAATGACGATAATAAACAAAGTGGTGACGTTAGCGTGACGTCACGTGACGGAACAGAGGGAGATATAGAGGGAGATATAGATTTAGATATAGATAAAGAGGGAGAGAAAGAAGGGAAAAAAGAGAATCCCCCCTTTCACTCTTCTCTTATCGACATCAATTATCTTTCTATCAAAAACTACTATGAGCAAAACGTCTCTTATGAAGATGCTAGCTACGAAGAATGTAAAACACTTAGCGAAATGTTAGATGATTACAAAGATCATTTATTAATTATTGAAGCCATGAAAATATCTGTAAAACGCGAAAAACCAAAGCTTAGTTATATTAATGGAATTTTAAAACGTTGGCGGATAGAAGACGGCATTACAAACTTTAAACAGTTCCAGGAGGTGCAACATGCAAAGTCTCAAAGCAATAGCAACGGACAAGGAGTTTCAAGAAATCCTAGAAAAAATGAAACAGAAATCCCAAAAATCTTCGGAGACTACACCTCACCAGGAATATGA
- the yqaM gene encoding hypothetical protein, protein MQSLKAIATDKEFQEILEKMKQKSQKSSETTPHQEYDCPKCKDEGGYMVWKKAGETTLVRIEGRFEEIELENDSEEWVECECAKIRKINRLIKSSEITAEFQKMGFSNFTTGGKAQIVQIMKDTCLKYYESFNEIRSARKNSVLLIGQPGSGKTHLLTAISNNLIKKKVVPVMYFPFRDGMNEISANNFEKKTEIMERMKDVEVLFIDDLFKPIGGKIDVKSWQADIIFEVINYRYLNNKPLLVSSELSLDELLYVDEATASRIFEMAEDFTVTIKRDIKINYRLRNVVGG, encoded by the coding sequence ATGCAAAGTCTCAAAGCAATAGCAACGGACAAGGAGTTTCAAGAAATCCTAGAAAAAATGAAACAGAAATCCCAAAAATCTTCGGAGACTACACCTCACCAGGAATATGATTGCCCTAAATGTAAGGATGAAGGTGGTTACATGGTATGGAAAAAGGCAGGAGAAACCACTTTAGTTCGAATTGAAGGGCGTTTCGAAGAAATTGAGTTAGAAAATGATTCGGAAGAATGGGTTGAATGCGAGTGCGCCAAAATTCGAAAAATAAATCGATTAATTAAATCTAGTGAAATTACAGCAGAGTTTCAAAAAATGGGATTTTCAAATTTTACTACCGGGGGAAAAGCGCAGATTGTCCAAATTATGAAGGATACTTGTCTTAAATACTATGAATCTTTTAACGAGATTAGAAGCGCTCGAAAAAATAGTGTTCTATTAATCGGTCAACCAGGTAGTGGAAAGACGCATTTGTTAACAGCAATCTCAAACAACTTAATCAAAAAGAAAGTCGTGCCAGTTATGTATTTTCCGTTTCGAGATGGCATGAACGAGATATCTGCCAATAACTTCGAAAAGAAAACGGAAATCATGGAACGGATGAAAGATGTAGAAGTGCTATTTATCGATGATTTATTTAAGCCAATTGGTGGGAAAATCGATGTGAAATCATGGCAGGCCGACATCATCTTTGAAGTTATTAACTATCGCTATTTAAACAACAAGCCATTACTGGTATCTAGTGAGTTGTCATTGGACGAACTACTTTATGTTGATGAAGCAACTGCTTCACGAATTTTCGAAATGGCTGAAGATTTTACGGTAACGATTAAACGGGACATCAAAATTAACTATCGATTACGAAATGTGGTAGGAGGGTAA
- the ssb1 gene encoding single-stranded DNA-binding protein 1: MINRVVLVGRLTKDPELKYTPSGIPKARFTVAVNRAFTNQSGEREADFIQCLAWRKQAENLANFMKKGNLIGVDGRIQTGSFEGQDGKRVYTTDIIADSIQFLESRGASESSNSASNYQSSTNYQTSNQNANTGQFGGQNTQPNYSRVDEDPFASSKGPIEVSQDDLPF; the protein is encoded by the coding sequence ATGATTAACCGTGTCGTACTAGTCGGCAGACTAACAAAGGATCCAGAGCTTAAATATACGCCAAGTGGTATTCCAAAGGCTCGATTTACAGTTGCAGTAAACAGAGCATTTACAAACCAAAGTGGCGAACGTGAAGCGGATTTCATTCAATGCTTAGCTTGGCGCAAACAAGCCGAAAACCTAGCAAACTTCATGAAAAAAGGAAATCTAATAGGTGTTGATGGCCGTATTCAAACAGGCAGTTTTGAAGGGCAGGATGGCAAGCGTGTTTACACAACAGATATTATCGCAGACTCAATACAGTTTTTAGAGTCGCGTGGAGCGTCAGAAAGCTCAAATTCGGCTTCAAACTATCAATCTAGTACAAATTATCAAACGAGCAACCAAAACGCGAATACGGGGCAATTCGGCGGTCAAAATACGCAACCAAATTATTCGAGGGTAGATGAAGATCCGTTTGCTTCAAGTAAAGGTCCTATCGAGGTGTCTCAGGACGATCTGCCATTTTAA
- the yqaQ gene encoding hypothetical protein, which translates to MGKGQSINKFTLDQWIKDYRWMINTVEELQNELPVKGAKTAQYGIEATLPKASGGTSDVVFSEVNRRANHLRKINEYIYKIAEVQRRIDKVTEPRGAEVLFWLLEGKSMRWIGKHMALSHVTISNIKDSVVENMLK; encoded by the coding sequence ATGGGCAAAGGGCAATCTATTAATAAATTTACGTTAGACCAATGGATCAAAGACTATCGTTGGATGATAAATACAGTCGAGGAACTTCAAAACGAACTGCCAGTCAAAGGGGCAAAGACGGCACAATATGGTATTGAAGCCACTCTTCCAAAAGCTTCAGGAGGAACTAGTGACGTAGTGTTTTCAGAGGTTAATAGGCGGGCAAATCATTTAAGAAAAATTAATGAGTACATCTATAAAATCGCAGAAGTACAGAGACGCATTGACAAGGTGACGGAGCCTAGGGGAGCAGAAGTATTGTTTTGGCTTTTAGAAGGCAAATCAATGCGTTGGATAGGGAAACATATGGCACTTAGTCATGTCACGATTAGTAATATTAAAGATTCGGTTGTTGAGAATATGTTGAAGTGA
- the xtmA gene encoding PBSX phage terminase small subunit, translating into MARARDPNRDKAFEIYKEHDGNITNRAIAEMLGVPEKTIGSWKSKAKDNWDAKLNGVLQTDERSTPKEKKRTTKKKEVVESEEVIEFENDDYTDKQRLFISYYVKYWNATKAYQKAYGCAYSTARTEGARLLANPSIREEIVKVRDGITEDALLDKRTLIQKWIDIAFADITDYIQFGKIEEISYNENGEPELDMNGNIKTWSRNFVNLNESEEIDGTLITEVKQGKDGITVKLADKMKALEFLSKHFDLLNEQEQKQLRNEQAKLNIEKTKAEIANLNKSKSETVRVVIEDDVRE; encoded by the coding sequence ATGGCTAGAGCAAGAGATCCTAATCGTGATAAAGCGTTTGAAATATATAAAGAGCATGATGGTAATATAACCAATCGTGCTATTGCTGAAATGCTTGGTGTACCAGAAAAGACTATCGGCTCTTGGAAATCGAAAGCAAAGGATAATTGGGACGCTAAATTAAACGGAGTACTCCAAACAGATGAACGGAGTACTCCAAAAGAAAAGAAGAGGACTACAAAGAAAAAAGAAGTCGTTGAATCGGAAGAAGTCATTGAGTTTGAAAATGACGATTACACTGATAAACAACGACTTTTTATTAGTTATTACGTGAAGTATTGGAATGCAACGAAAGCTTATCAAAAGGCATATGGTTGTGCATATTCAACTGCTAGAACAGAGGGGGCTCGTTTACTTGCAAATCCTAGCATTCGTGAGGAAATAGTTAAGGTTCGTGATGGTATTACTGAAGATGCACTCTTGGACAAACGAACCTTAATTCAAAAGTGGATTGATATCGCCTTTGCCGACATTACCGACTATATTCAATTCGGTAAAATTGAGGAAATTAGCTACAACGAAAACGGTGAGCCAGAACTAGATATGAATGGCAATATTAAAACTTGGTCTCGCAACTTTGTAAATCTCAATGAGTCCGAAGAAATTGACGGTACACTCATTACCGAAGTAAAACAAGGTAAGGATGGCATAACCGTTAAACTTGCTGACAAGATGAAAGCGCTAGAGTTCTTATCGAAACATTTTGACTTATTGAATGAACAAGAACAGAAGCAATTACGCAATGAGCAAGCTAAATTGAACATCGAGAAAACGAAAGCAGAAATCGCGAACTTAAATAAATCGAAAAGCGAAACAGTTCGAGTAGTTATTGAGGATGATGTTCGTGAGTAG
- a CDS encoding putative terminase, large subunit - phage associated: protein MSSEKRISMQKLIGKGYADYVHFKGRYRVCKGSRASKKSKTTAADYIKKMMQYPEANLLVIRKTYRTLKDSCFAELQWAINQFGEEVANDWHIKESPLEMTYKPTGQKIYFRGLDDPLKITSITVKTGVLCWMWIEEAYEVLNEDDFNMLDESIRGTSPEGLFKQITITLNPWNERHWIKKRFFDAENDPDILAKSTNYLCNEFLDDADKRVFERMKRDNPRRYQVAGLGNWGIVDGLVFENWEERTFDIKELLQNRSMKTLFGLDFGYTNDPTAFFAGAVDEIAKEIYVFDEIYQTAMTNKMIYEEISRKGYAKEKIRADSAEPKSIDDLYTFGLKGITKARKGPDSINNGIQTIQDYKIIIHPSCVNFLTEITNYSWDEDKFGKKLNKPIDDFNHLMDAMRYALEDLKGDLFSFD from the coding sequence GTGAGTAGTGAAAAACGTATTTCAATGCAAAAGCTAATTGGAAAAGGTTATGCGGATTATGTTCATTTCAAAGGTCGTTATCGGGTATGCAAAGGCTCGCGTGCCTCAAAAAAGTCCAAAACAACAGCTGCTGATTATATTAAAAAGATGATGCAATATCCAGAAGCTAACTTACTCGTTATCCGTAAAACTTATCGCACATTAAAAGATTCGTGTTTTGCCGAATTGCAGTGGGCTATCAATCAATTTGGCGAAGAGGTTGCAAATGATTGGCACATTAAAGAATCGCCACTTGAAATGACTTATAAACCGACGGGCCAAAAAATATATTTCCGTGGTCTTGATGATCCATTGAAAATCACATCAATAACAGTTAAAACAGGTGTACTCTGTTGGATGTGGATAGAAGAAGCTTACGAAGTTCTAAATGAAGATGATTTTAATATGTTGGATGAATCAATCCGTGGTACTTCACCAGAAGGATTATTCAAACAAATTACGATAACGCTCAATCCGTGGAATGAAAGACACTGGATTAAGAAGCGTTTTTTTGATGCTGAAAATGACCCTGATATTTTAGCTAAGTCAACAAATTACTTGTGTAATGAATTCCTAGATGATGCTGATAAACGAGTATTTGAACGTATGAAGCGTGACAATCCAAGGCGTTATCAAGTTGCTGGACTTGGGAATTGGGGTATTGTAGACGGTTTAGTGTTCGAGAATTGGGAAGAACGAACTTTTGACATTAAAGAATTACTTCAAAACAGAAGTATGAAGACATTATTTGGTCTCGATTTCGGTTACACGAATGATCCAACAGCATTCTTTGCTGGGGCAGTTGATGAAATAGCTAAAGAAATTTATGTGTTTGACGAAATCTATCAAACTGCAATGACCAACAAAATGATTTATGAGGAAATCTCTCGTAAAGGTTATGCAAAGGAAAAGATTCGTGCTGATAGTGCCGAACCAAAATCTATCGATGATTTATACACGTTTGGGTTGAAAGGCATTACTAAAGCTCGTAAAGGTCCAGATAGCATCAATAACGGAATTCAAACAATTCAAGACTACAAGATTATTATTCATCCTTCATGCGTTAACTTCTTAACTGAAATTACTAACTATTCATGGGATGAAGATAAATTCGGCAAAAAATTAAACAAACCAATAGATGACTTCAATCACTTAATGGACGCAATGCGATATGCATTAGAAGACTTAAAAGGTGATTTATTCAGCTTCGACTAA
- a CDS encoding portal protein, with translation MTGYFPYQGAVTETDKLNQVIANGNRTNQFELNRLEKEIAKFIESPKRKMMLTGDKYYEGQHDILHRKRTVIGEGGKQVEAPHLPNNKRVDNQYAALVDQKVNYLLAKPLTIETENEVYEEALKQVLNKRFHRLLRNTGESSFNHGITYLHPYYDENGEMQFKRFPGYEILPFWLDSDHTRLGSALRIYTVIDYEYDREIEVTKVDYYTLNGIKHYILENGRLKPDTQEHSNYLSVESEDENGDLKVEFMNWERLPLIPFKANHKEIPLIQKVKNLQDAYNKILSNFENHMDEDTHNTIIVLENYDGQNLGEFRKNLAQYGAVKVRSSEGSRGDVRTLEVTVNKDNYESILALFKKAIIENGRGYDSKDDRMSNNPNQMNIQSMYLDIDLDANMLETEYQAAFEDLLWFINQDLANKGIGDFENEQVNIIFNRDILINETEVIEGLDKSPYLSTETRIAQHPYIKDVQLELKRLEEEQKKQMDMMDNYDTHFSGLTGGGADGQE, from the coding sequence ATGACAGGATATTTTCCTTATCAGGGCGCAGTAACTGAAACAGATAAACTCAATCAAGTAATTGCGAATGGTAATAGAACCAATCAATTTGAATTAAATAGATTAGAAAAAGAGATTGCTAAATTTATTGAGTCACCAAAACGTAAAATGATGCTTACTGGCGATAAATACTACGAAGGTCAACATGACATTTTACATCGTAAAAGGACAGTCATTGGTGAAGGTGGTAAACAAGTTGAAGCACCTCATTTACCAAACAATAAACGAGTAGACAATCAATACGCTGCACTCGTTGACCAAAAAGTAAACTACTTACTCGCTAAACCATTAACGATTGAAACAGAAAATGAAGTTTATGAAGAAGCGTTGAAGCAAGTATTAAATAAACGTTTCCATCGATTACTAAGAAATACAGGTGAATCATCATTTAACCATGGTATTACTTACTTGCATCCGTATTATGACGAAAACGGTGAAATGCAGTTTAAAAGGTTTCCGGGTTATGAAATTTTACCGTTTTGGCTTGATTCCGACCATACTCGTTTAGGTTCTGCATTACGCATTTACACAGTCATTGACTATGAATATGACCGTGAAATTGAAGTGACGAAAGTAGATTACTATACACTCAATGGTATCAAGCATTACATTTTGGAAAATGGGAGACTGAAACCTGATACTCAAGAGCATTCTAACTATTTATCTGTTGAGTCTGAGGATGAAAACGGTGATCTTAAAGTAGAGTTCATGAACTGGGAAAGACTTCCGTTAATTCCGTTCAAGGCAAATCATAAAGAAATACCACTCATTCAAAAAGTTAAAAATTTGCAAGATGCATACAATAAGATTCTTTCAAACTTTGAAAATCATATGGATGAAGATACACATAATACGATTATCGTACTAGAAAACTATGACGGACAAAACCTAGGAGAGTTCAGAAAGAACCTCGCTCAATATGGCGCTGTTAAAGTGCGATCTAGTGAAGGCTCTCGTGGTGATGTTCGCACACTTGAAGTTACGGTTAACAAAGATAACTACGAATCCATTCTAGCGCTATTTAAGAAAGCTATTATTGAAAATGGTCGAGGTTATGATTCGAAAGATGATCGTATGAGTAATAATCCTAATCAGATGAACATTCAATCTATGTATTTGGATATTGATCTTGATGCAAATATGCTAGAAACAGAATATCAAGCAGCTTTTGAAGACTTGTTATGGTTCATCAATCAAGACCTAGCCAATAAAGGGATTGGTGATTTTGAGAATGAACAAGTAAACATCATTTTCAATCGCGACATTCTAATTAACGAAACTGAAGTAATAGAGGGACTTGATAAATCACCATATTTATCTACCGAAACTCGCATTGCTCAACATCCATATATCAAAGATGTGCAGCTGGAGTTGAAACGACTCGAAGAAGAACAGAAAAAGCAAATGGATATGATGGATAACTATGACACACATTTCAGCGGATTAACTGGCGGTGGAGCAGATGGTCAAGAGTAG